TTTAATCATTATATATTTACAGTAATGGTTACTTATTTTCCCACCCTAAAACTAATAAGGCATTAACAATAGCTGCTGCTACAGATGAGCCACCTTTTCTTCCTTCTACTAGAATTTTAGGGACATCAATCTTGGCTAATGCTTGTTTAGATTCTAACACAGAAACAAAGCCTACAGGTGCGCCAATAATTAAGCTTGGTTTGCTGTTTTTTTCGGCAATTTGTTGACACAAAGCAAGTAAAGCAGTGGGGGCATTTCCAATTACATAAATTCCATTAGGATAGGTTTCAAAACAAGTTAATAAACCTGTTTCTGTACGAGTTTTTCCTGGTAGGGGTTGAGATGCTGCTTCAACAGCAGTTATGATCGGGTTATTAAAAGTTTTATTAACTAGGGTGATAATGCCCTGTTTTACCATTGTTACATCAGTGATAATGGTTTTTTTTTGTTGAAAGGAATTAATACCTGATTTAATAGCATCAGGACTAAATTTTAAGAGTTTTATAAAGTCAAAATCTGCCGTTGAATGGATGACACGACGAGCGATCGCATATTCTAATGAATTAAGATTATGTTCTCCAATTTCTTGATCAATGATGGCAAAACTTTGTTCAACAATGGGGTGATTTAGGGGAGAAGATTGAGTCATTATAAATTTAGAAAATAATTCGAAATTGTTCATCATCAAGTTTACAGATAGGGGAAAAATCAATCCTATAAGCATTCATATTAGAAACTAATAATTAAGGTTGTAACTTTTCTCTTTGTTTTAATTCTCTTTAACTGATAGGTGGGTCATGGGGTCTTGTGCTACCCAGCCTACGGGGAATTTATAACGAACTTCAAAATGTAAATGAGAATTTAAGATATCAGGTCGTCCCGTTGCCCCCACATACCCTAACACATCCCCCACTTGTACCGATTGACCCATTTTTGCCGCAAAACGACTCAGATGAGCATAACGAGTTTGTCGTCCATTGCCATGATCAACAATCACTAAAAAGCCATAATTCCCCTCTTGGGCTACAAAAACCACCGTTCCTGCATCTGCTGCTAAAACAGGGGTTCCCACCTCAGCTAAAAGATCAACTCCCCCATGAAAAAAATTTTGTCCCGTCGTCGGGTCAGTATGCCATCCATAAGACAGCCCCACTGGGGCCACAGCAGGTAAAGGATACCCTCTCAACCCCGTATAATTATTGGGCCGAACGTTCGTTCCAGATTCCCAATTAACCCCCGGAATAAACACCACTTTCGGAGTTTTCACACAGCCATTGATCTCAAATAAGACATCGGCCCGTATACCATAAGCCTTAGCCAAGTCATTCCAGGTTGCCCCATTGGGTACAGTCACCCGAATACCATTAAAAGGCGGAATTGAAAGAGACTGCCCCACTGTCACCGTTCCCCCCTGTAAACTCGAATTAAATTGAATTAAGGTTTGGGGCAATAAATTATAAGTCTGGGCGATACTTTCAATGGTTTCTCCTGGGGCAACCGTATGACGTTGTAAACGAGATAAGGCAGGAGTCTGACAAATTTCTGACATTGGACTTTGGGCCATGACAGAAACAGAAGAAAATAAGGGAACAAAGGAGAAAAATAAGACCAATAACCGTTCACTACTCACTGATCTATAAAACCCGTAAAATACTCGGAATATCTGCGATCGCCTCTAGATTCCGAATTTCATCTAAGGCAGTACGGAAGTTGCCTTCACAAACATTGTGAGTGACGACGACAATTTCTGCTTGTTCCCCTTGAAAGCCAATTTGTACCACCGACTCTAAACTCACCTGATGATCACCAAAGGCAGTTCCTAAATGGCCGATGACCCCTGGTAAATCTTTGGTGAGAAAACGGGCATAAAAGCGAGTTTCAATCTGTTCTATGGGAGTAATTTGGCAAAAATGCTGATGAACACAACTTAATAAGGGATCAAGGCCGTTATTCGGGCCGCTACTTTGAAGGATAGCCACAATATTCATGATATCGGAAACCACCGCGCTGGCTGTCGGCCCCGCCCCGGCCCCCGGGCCATAAAACATCACTTGTCCCAAGGGGTTCCCTTCCACTAAAACCGCATTGTACACCCCATTAATACTGGCTAAAGGATGGGTTTTAGAGACGAGGGTAGGATGTACCCGCAATTGTAATCTATCGGACGCTTCTCCCCCTGTTCCTTTGGCAATGGCCAGGAGTTTAATCACAAATCCTAGTCTATCGGCATAGGTGATATCTGCCGCGCTAACCTTACGAATACCTTCGCAATAGACATCTTCCCGTTTTACCCTTCCCCCAAACCCCAAAGAGGCTAAAATGGCGATTTTATCGGCTGCGTCTAACCCATCTACGTCGGCCGTGGGATCAGCCTCAGCATAGCCTAATTTTTGGGCCTCGGCCAAGACTTCCCCAAAATCTGCCCCCTCTGTGGTCATTTGGGTCAAAATATAGTTAGTCGTGCCGTTGATAATGCCGATAATACTGGTGATACGGTTGGCCCCTAGAGACTGTTTTAGGGGTTTGATGATGGGAATACCTCCCCCCACAGCAGCCTCTAAGAGAACGTAAACCCCGGCTTGATTGGCTGCTTCGTAGATTTCATCCCCATAACGGGCAATAACTGCCTTATTGGCCGTGACAACGTGCTTTTTCTGGGAAATGGCTTGTAAAATTAGCGATCGCGCGGGTTCGAGTCCCCCTAATAATTCCACCACAATGTCAATGTCAGGATCATTGACTACTGCTTCTAAGTCAGTGGTCATGATACCTGGTAAGAATTGCACTTGACGGGGTTTATCCAGCGATCGCACACCCACTTTATGGATCGTAATATCTTGCAATAGGGGGTTACGTCCCGCAGGATCTAAGATAATTTGTGCAGTTCCCGTTCCCACTGTTCCCAAACCGAGTAAACCGATCTTGAAGGCCACTTCTGTTACTCCTGTTGTCGTCTTCTTGATCTAGATTAGCGGTTTGTTGTCCCTAGTTGTTGCGAATCTCTATTTTTTTCTTTTTTTAATAATTATATTTAATAAATATTGGTTAGGAATATGGATTATAATTGACTTATCAATTAACCTCAAATATATTTAAACTTTTTTATGATACAAACCTCTAATAAATCCCTAACATTAGACGAGTTTTTGCAACTTCCAGAGACTAAACCCTCAAAGGAATACATCAATGGTCAAATTATTCAAAAACCCATGCCCCAAGGAAAACATAGTCGCATTCAAGGTAAATTAGTCAGCACCATTGAAACTTTAGCAACTCAGTCATCTCTTGCCATCGCTTTACCAGAATTACGCTGTAGTTTTGGAGAAAGATCAATTGTTCCTGATGTGGTTGTTTTGAAATGGGAAAGAATTCCTCGTGATGAAGATGGAGATATTGCTAATATTTGTTTAACCTATCCCGACTGGACAATTGAAATCTTATCCCCCAATCAAAACCCCATTAAAGTAACCGGAAATATCCTTTATTGTCTCAATCATGGGACTTGTTTGGGTTGGTTAATTGATCCGGAAACTAAATCAATTCTTGTCTTTCTTCCTCAACAGCAACCCTTATTTTTAGAAAATTCAGAAGATAATTTACCTGTCCCTGAATTTCTAGCTGAATTAAAATTAACTGTTGGGGATGTTTTTAATTGGTTAAAACTCTGAAAGTTGGGCAAAAATAGAGTAATTTATGAATTTCTAAAAATGCCTAACCCTGCTTTACTTTCAATGTAATCAGCTAATCTAATAAAATCATCCCTAGGATAACATCTTCCACCAATTAATTTAAACGCTAATTCACTGCGAGGGTTATTCGGATCTTCCAGCAAATGAATTCCCCAGTAATACAAAAGATCGCTAGAGCGAATACAAACTTCTTCAGGATCAATACAGTGGAATTTATCATCTGTTTGACTAATATCTTGATAAACATTTAAAAAACTGTCTCGCAGTAGCTTAAATCTATTAACACCAATATTTTTATGGTTATTAATCAAAATAAATAGATGAGCATTTTGATTGATTTTGCGAATTTCTTCAACCGTTTTTTTTAATACTCCTCCGTGTTTATTAATTCCTAGAGGATTTAAGGTAGTCGGAATGATGCAATAGTGTAGTTTTTTGATTAAAGATTCATCATTTCTTTCTAAAGCAGGAGAGCAATCACAAATCACTATTTTACAGTTTCGGGCTGATTCTTCATTCCAAGTTTTTCCATTAAAAACCTCAATGGTATTACCAACACCACCAGGGTTAGGCACATAAACCCCATCCCCAACTAATTTATGTAAGTTTTGTTCTGGATCTAAATCTAATAAAGCAATATCAAATCCTTGAAGGGCTAAAGCCCCTGCTAAATGGGCTGCAACTGTTGTTTTTCCTACACCTCCTTTACAAGTAAAAACACCAAAATAAATCTTTTCTGGTTGCTCAATTTCAGAGCTATTTTCTTGATTATTTGCACCATCTTCTGGCCCTCGTATCCATTTAACCGTGTTTTCTTCAGCAACTCCACAAAAAAA
This genomic window from Crocosphaera sp. UHCC 0190 contains:
- a CDS encoding cobalt-precorrin-8X methylmutase, coding for MTQSSPLNHPIVEQSFAIIDQEIGEHNLNSLEYAIARRVIHSTADFDFIKLLKFSPDAIKSGINSFQQKKTIITDVTMVKQGIITLVNKTFNNPIITAVEAASQPLPGKTRTETGLLTCFETYPNGIYVIGNAPTALLALCQQIAEKNSKPSLIIGAPVGFVSVLESKQALAKIDVPKILVEGRKGGSSVAAAIVNALLVLGWENK
- a CDS encoding LysM peptidoglycan-binding domain-containing M23 family metallopeptidase yields the protein MAQSPMSEICQTPALSRLQRHTVAPGETIESIAQTYNLLPQTLIQFNSSLQGGTVTVGQSLSIPPFNGIRVTVPNGATWNDLAKAYGIRADVLFEINGCVKTPKVVFIPGVNWESGTNVRPNNYTGLRGYPLPAVAPVGLSYGWHTDPTTGQNFFHGGVDLLAEVGTPVLAADAGTVVFVAQEGNYGFLVIVDHGNGRQTRYAHLSRFAAKMGQSVQVGDVLGYVGATGRPDILNSHLHFEVRYKFPVGWVAQDPMTHLSVKEN
- a CDS encoding homoserine dehydrogenase; its protein translation is MAFKIGLLGLGTVGTGTAQIILDPAGRNPLLQDITIHKVGVRSLDKPRQVQFLPGIMTTDLEAVVNDPDIDIVVELLGGLEPARSLILQAISQKKHVVTANKAVIARYGDEIYEAANQAGVYVLLEAAVGGGIPIIKPLKQSLGANRITSIIGIINGTTNYILTQMTTEGADFGEVLAEAQKLGYAEADPTADVDGLDAADKIAILASLGFGGRVKREDVYCEGIRKVSAADITYADRLGFVIKLLAIAKGTGGEASDRLQLRVHPTLVSKTHPLASINGVYNAVLVEGNPLGQVMFYGPGAGAGPTASAVVSDIMNIVAILQSSGPNNGLDPLLSCVHQHFCQITPIEQIETRFYARFLTKDLPGVIGHLGTAFGDHQVSLESVVQIGFQGEQAEIVVVTHNVCEGNFRTALDEIRNLEAIADIPSILRVL
- a CDS encoding Uma2 family endonuclease; its protein translation is MIQTSNKSLTLDEFLQLPETKPSKEYINGQIIQKPMPQGKHSRIQGKLVSTIETLATQSSLAIALPELRCSFGERSIVPDVVVLKWERIPRDEDGDIANICLTYPDWTIEILSPNQNPIKVTGNILYCLNHGTCLGWLIDPETKSILVFLPQQQPLFLENSEDNLPVPEFLAELKLTVGDVFNWLKL
- a CDS encoding AAA family ATPase; its protein translation is MSLTKTNPKFVADFVHFEQHVAKLFSHYQWDVETAKPNQVGYDLTVKKNNNFGAVQVKWLNNNVSAPQLLKFIDFLASPQGKKFNCGFFITTKGFGGPALAVIRGLGENSRFFCGVAEENTVKWIRGPEDGANNQENSSEIEQPEKIYFGVFTCKGGVGKTTVAAHLAGALALQGFDIALLDLDPEQNLHKLVGDGVYVPNPGGVGNTIEVFNGKTWNEESARNCKIVICDCSPALERNDESLIKKLHYCIIPTTLNPLGINKHGGVLKKTVEEIRKINQNAHLFILINNHKNIGVNRFKLLRDSFLNVYQDISQTDDKFHCIDPEEVCIRSSDLLYYWGIHLLEDPNNPRSELAFKLIGGRCYPRDDFIRLADYIESKAGLGIFRNS